From Opitutus sp. ER46:
CCTGCTATGAGGCCGATTACGGCAAGCGCAAAAAGTCCGCCCGCGGCGCACGAGTAGTGCGCAGTTGGGATTCCGAAGCACTGAGAGCGGGGGCGTTCTCCGCCAGAACGCGCGGAGTTGCACCGCGGTCCAACCTGCTATCCAAGCGCGGCCAAAGCCGGGGGATATGATGACTTATGCGGAAGAGCGGCGGAGACGAACGGTTCAATCTTCAGACGGGCCTTTCGGCCCAGGCTGAAACGCGAACGCGTGCCGTCCCCGCCGCAAAGTGCCCTTACGCTCAATGCCGGAGCAGCGTCAGACCGAGGCGTTGCGCACTGCACTGACCAGTGTTCAGCCGCCACAAGTCGACAGCCAGCCGTCGGGCCACTGCGACCGCGGCGCGCTTACGCGCCCGTTTGCCCGTGGCGGCTTGGATCCGCTGCAAAGGGGGATAGGTCGGCTGCCACTCCAGTAATCGCCAAACCGCCTCCACCAACTGATGGCGCAGGCGGCGATTACCGCACTTGGTGACCGAGCCTTGGCGGCGCGCGCGGTTGCTCGAGTGCTCCGACGGACACAGTCCGGTATAGCTGCCTACTTCTCGCCGGTTGTGAAAACGGTGCCAGTCTAGCACCTCGCTCTCGAGGATCGCCGTCGTCAAGGCACCTACACCCTTGGGCGCCGTTTGCCCTGCCATCAACGCCTCCACTTGCGGCGTGAGCTCCGCCAACATCGCCTCATAGCTGATCGCTTGGGCCTGCCACCGCGCAATGTGCGGCCGCAACCACTCAGGCAAGCGAGCCGAAAACCTTGGCCATACGTTCGCGTGCCACCAGCCGGTGGGCGCTCGCACGCCCTGGGACAACATCAACCCATGGCCACGCACCACGCAGCGATGCTGCTCCTTCAGCACCGTCCCGCGCTGCCGCGTCAGCGCCCGGCGTCGCTCCTCTTCCACCGTCGGTACCCGCACCACCGAGAACGCGTCCGTATTGCCCCGACTGTACCGATCCAGCCGGTTGCACAGCTCCCGCGCATCTCGCTTGTCCGTCTT
This genomic window contains:
- a CDS encoding IS110 family transposase; the encoded protein is MRTNVVEDMVERAPVDTGVTVKLGMDVHSDQITVCRQVGGRVPQPAQVLAPAKLLEQVRELRAGGVTVLSCYEAGPCGYLLHRQLTALGVTNYVIAPQRLDERHRRVKTDKRDARELCNRLDRYSRGNTDAFSVVRVPTVEEERRRALTRQRGTVLKEQHRCVVRGHGLMLSQGVRAPTGWWHANVWPRFSARLPEWLRPHIARWQAQAISYEAMLAELTPQVEALMAGQTAPKGVGALTTAILESEVLDWHRFHNRREVGSYTGLCPSEHSSNRARRQGSVTKCGNRRLRHQLVEAVWRLLEWQPTYPPLQRIQAATGKRARKRAAVAVARRLAVDLWRLNTGQCSAQRLGLTLLRH